TTATGGATGGTGCTTCTTAAGCACGAGGATGAAATTGTTTATAAACATCCTTTAACCTTGTTTTTGTCACATGTGTGTAAATTTGCGTTGTTGAAATATCAGCGTGTCCAAGCATTTCTTGGACAGCTCTTAAATCTGCTCCATTTTCAAGGAGATGTGTTGCGAACGAATGTCGTAAAGTATGAGGAGTTAATTCATTTTGAATATTGGCTTCAAGCGCAATTTTCTTTAAGTTTTTCCAAAAACCTTGCCTAGAAATTCTTTTACCATGGTGATTAATAAATAATGCGTCTGTTGGCTGTTTAGCGCTTATTAATTTTGATCGCCCTTTTTCTATATATTCCATCAGAGCTTCAGTAGCTGTCCGGCCGATCGGTACAATTCGCTCTTTATTTCCCTTTCCGTAGCACCTAATAAAGCCCATTGTCAGATGCACGTCAGCTAGATTTAAGTTTATCATTTCACTTACCCGAATTCCTGTTGCATATAAAAGTTCAAGCATCGCTTTGTCTCGATAGCCAAATGGATTTGTTAATTTTGGGGTATCAAGAAGCTTTTCAACCTCTTTTAATGAAAGAATCTTCGGAAGATTTCTCTCTAACTGAGGAGATTCTATCATTACGGATGGATCTTGGTCTGCTTGCTTTTCTCTAAGCAAAAATTGGTGGAAGTTTCTAATAGACGCAGTGTGTCTGGCAATTGTTTTACTTGACTTTCCTGCTTCCTTTAACTCTTTTAAGAACTCAATAATATGAAGGCGGGTTACTTGATTAAAGGAAGTAATATGTTGTTTCTCTAATAAGTGCTTTTGATAGCTATTTAAGTCTCGTTCATATGAAACAATTGTATTGTTTGATAAACCTCTTTCTACAATTAAGTAGTGGATAAAATCTTTAATTTGATCTTTCAAATATCTCTACTCCCCATTATCAATAAAGAACATTAGCCTATTATACCAGCTTTCTTCTTCATTATTTACCATGTTTGTTACCTTTAAAGCCGCACCTTCTGGTTGATCATAGCGATGCATTTCTTGATACTCTAAGTTCACCCAAATAATAGCATAATAGAATAAAATCGTAAATCCAGTAAACAAGATAAATACCTTTATCATATCCCCAACCGTTTTCATCCAGCGAATCATGGGAACCTCCAATAAATATTTTTCACACGTTCAATTCGT
This genomic stretch from Metabacillus sp. B2-18 harbors:
- the xerD gene encoding site-specific tyrosine recombinase XerD: MKDQIKDFIHYLIVERGLSNNTIVSYERDLNSYQKHLLEKQHITSFNQVTRLHIIEFLKELKEAGKSSKTIARHTASIRNFHQFLLREKQADQDPSVMIESPQLERNLPKILSLKEVEKLLDTPKLTNPFGYRDKAMLELLYATGIRVSEMINLNLADVHLTMGFIRCYGKGNKERIVPIGRTATEALMEYIEKGRSKLISAKQPTDALFINHHGKRISRQGFWKNLKKIALEANIQNELTPHTLRHSFATHLLENGADLRAVQEMLGHADISTTQIYTHVTKTRLKDVYKQFHPRA
- a CDS encoding YqzK family protein; the protein is MIRWMKTVGDMIKVFILFTGFTILFYYAIIWVNLEYQEMHRYDQPEGAALKVTNMVNNEEESWYNRLMFFIDNGE